The Nitrospira sp. SG-bin1 genome window below encodes:
- a CDS encoding acetolactate synthase catalytic subunit, giving the protein MKLTGAEIFIECLKREGVKTIFALPGGVVLKIFDTLHQQKDIEVILTRHEQGAGHMAEGYAKATGKAGVCLVTSGPGMTNVITALADAYMDSVPVVCFSGQVPTSLIGNDAFQEADNVGLSRPCTKYNFLVKDVNDLAATIKEAFYIATTGRPGPVLVDIPKDVSMAKAEFTYPNSVSIRGYNPTYDGNKWQIKQAAEAIMKAKKPILYVGGGVIFSGASPELLELAEMTQIPVDMTLMGLGAFPGEHPLSMGMLGMHGTYQANMAMHYSDLVIAVGARFDDRVTGKVSEFCPYAKVIHVDIDPTSIRKNIHVDIPIVGDCKTVLRELNQILRATVNGEQKDLRKPWWDQIREWQQAHPLTYHQENDGPIKPQQVVKRLYELTKDRDPIVSTDVGQHQMWAAQYFKLAKPNRWLTSGGLGTMGFGFPAAMGAQAAFRDRLVLCIAGDGSVQMNMQEMATAVVNKLPVKIIVLNNGFHGMVRQWQDLFYEGRYASSYLDTTPDFVKLADAYGAVGLRVKTIGDLDAVLKEALATDKPVIVDVPTYPYENCYPMIPAGGCNHEMILEDPPELKKKQSGAAKVTPEDKDTVLTA; this is encoded by the coding sequence ATGAAGCTCACCGGTGCTGAAATCTTCATCGAATGCCTGAAGCGGGAAGGAGTGAAGACCATCTTCGCGCTTCCCGGCGGGGTCGTCTTGAAGATCTTCGATACGCTCCACCAACAGAAAGATATTGAAGTGATCTTGACCCGGCATGAACAGGGTGCCGGCCATATGGCGGAAGGCTATGCGAAGGCGACGGGAAAAGCCGGCGTGTGTTTGGTCACCTCCGGCCCCGGTATGACCAACGTCATTACGGCCTTGGCCGATGCCTACATGGATTCTGTTCCAGTGGTCTGTTTCAGCGGCCAAGTACCGACCAGTTTGATCGGGAACGATGCCTTTCAGGAAGCCGATAACGTGGGGTTGAGCCGACCCTGCACGAAGTATAATTTTCTCGTCAAAGACGTGAACGATTTGGCGGCAACGATCAAAGAGGCGTTTTATATCGCAACGACCGGTCGCCCTGGGCCGGTTTTGGTCGACATTCCCAAAGATGTCTCCATGGCCAAAGCTGAATTCACCTATCCGAATTCCGTCTCGATCCGAGGGTACAACCCGACTTACGACGGAAATAAATGGCAGATCAAGCAGGCGGCCGAAGCGATCATGAAAGCCAAGAAGCCGATCCTTTATGTCGGCGGCGGGGTGATCTTCTCGGGAGCCTCCCCGGAGTTGCTCGAATTGGCCGAGATGACCCAGATCCCGGTGGACATGACGTTGATGGGGCTTGGCGCGTTTCCGGGAGAACATCCCTTGTCCATGGGGATGCTCGGGATGCACGGGACCTATCAGGCCAACATGGCCATGCATTATTCGGATTTGGTGATCGCCGTCGGTGCACGGTTTGACGACCGGGTGACAGGAAAAGTGTCGGAGTTTTGTCCCTATGCGAAAGTGATTCACGTCGATATCGATCCGACTTCCATTCGGAAGAACATTCATGTCGACATTCCGATCGTGGGCGACTGTAAGACGGTGCTGCGTGAGCTGAATCAGATCTTGCGCGCGACGGTCAACGGGGAACAGAAAGATCTTCGCAAACCCTGGTGGGATCAGATCCGGGAATGGCAACAGGCCCATCCGTTGACCTATCACCAGGAAAATGACGGGCCGATCAAGCCGCAGCAGGTGGTCAAGCGGCTGTATGAACTGACCAAGGATCGAGATCCCATCGTCTCGACGGATGTCGGACAACACCAAATGTGGGCCGCCCAGTATTTCAAGTTGGCCAAGCCCAACCGCTGGCTCACCTCGGGCGGGCTTGGCACGATGGGGTTCGGATTTCCCGCCGCAATGGGGGCGCAAGCCGCATTCCGGGACCGACTGGTCCTGTGTATTGCGGGAGACGGCAGTGTGCAGATGAACATGCAGGAAATGGCGACCGCTGTCGTGAACAAACTGCCGGTGAAGATCATTGTGCTGAACAATGGGTTCCACGGCATGGTGCGGCAATGGCAGGATCTCTTCTACGAAGGGCGCTATGCGTCGAGCTACCTCGATACCACGCCGGATTTCGTCAAACTGGCCGATGCCTACGGAGCAGTTGGATTGCGGGTGAAGACGATCGGCGACTTGGATGCCGTCCTGAAAGAAGCTTTGGCAACGGATAAGCCCGTCATCGTGGACGTGCCGACCTATCCCTATGAAAATTGTTATCCGATGATCCCGGCCGGCGGCTGCAACCATGAGATGATCCTGGAGGATCCGCCGGAGTTGAAGAAGAAGCAATCCGGTGCGGCAAAGGTGACGCCGGAAGATAAAGATACGGTGCTCACCGCATAA
- a CDS encoding acetolactate synthase small subunit — translation MEHIISVTVENKFGVLSRVAGLFSGRGFNIESLSVAPTLDPSMSQMTIVTSGDERIIEQIVKQLNKLIDVIKVVDLNETEFVSRETAIIKVHTKDADRAEALRIVDIFRANVIDSTPSTYTIEVSGDPKKIEAIINLLQPLGIKELVRTGRVAVAREPVRPAAIQAKKVARD, via the coding sequence ATGGAACACATCATTTCAGTCACCGTTGAAAATAAATTCGGGGTCTTGTCACGAGTCGCAGGGCTCTTCAGCGGCCGTGGATTCAACATCGAGAGCTTGTCGGTCGCCCCGACGCTCGATCCGTCCATGTCGCAGATGACGATTGTGACGTCGGGTGACGAGCGGATCATCGAGCAGATCGTGAAGCAGTTGAATAAACTCATCGACGTCATCAAAGTCGTGGATTTGAACGAAACGGAGTTTGTTTCACGAGAGACGGCGATCATCAAGGTGCACACGAAGGATGCGGATCGGGCCGAGGCGCTCAGAATCGTGGATATCTTTCGAGCAAACGTGATCGATTCGACACCGAGCACGTACACTATCGAGGTCTCGGGTGACCCCAAGAAGATTGAAGCGATCATCAACTTGCTTCAGCCGCTCGGGATCAAAGAGTTGGTCCGCACCGGACGCGTGGCCGTCGCCCGGGAACCGGTCCGTCCGGCTGCGATTCAAGCGAAGAAGGTGGCCCGCGACTGA
- a CDS encoding ketol-acid reductoisomerase (catalyzes the formation of (R)-2,3-dihydroxy-3-methylbutanoate from (S)-2-hydroxy-2-methyl-3-oxobutanoate in valine and isoleucine biosynthesis), translating to MKIYYDKDADIQQIRNKTVAVIGYGSQGHAHALNLKESGVSVVIGLREGASWKKAEQSGLKVMPVADAVKTSDVVMILAPDEAQAAIYRQEVAPNLKAGSYLAFGHGFNIHFGQIVPPASVNVFMVAPKGPGHLVRSEYMKGSGVPCLLAIHQDPSGTTRQVGLAYASAIGGGRAGVIETNFREETETDLFGEQAVLCGGLTSLIQAGYETLVEAGYSPEMAYFECLHEVKLIVDLIYQGGIANMRYSISTTAKYGDVTRGPRVVTEQTKQEMKRILEEIQTGRFAKEWVLENQANRPVYNALLAKGEAHPIEAVGAKLRGMMPWLKKDQLVDKTKN from the coding sequence ATGAAAATTTACTATGATAAGGATGCCGATATTCAGCAGATCCGAAACAAGACCGTGGCCGTGATCGGCTACGGCAGCCAGGGCCATGCCCATGCGCTCAACCTGAAAGAAAGCGGTGTGTCGGTCGTGATTGGGTTGCGTGAGGGTGCCTCGTGGAAAAAAGCCGAACAGAGCGGACTCAAGGTCATGCCCGTCGCGGATGCCGTGAAGACGTCCGATGTCGTGATGATTTTGGCGCCCGATGAAGCCCAAGCCGCTATCTATCGGCAGGAGGTGGCGCCCAATCTTAAGGCAGGATCCTATTTGGCGTTCGGACATGGTTTCAATATTCACTTCGGGCAGATTGTGCCGCCGGCCTCCGTCAACGTCTTCATGGTTGCTCCCAAGGGCCCAGGACATCTCGTCCGTTCCGAGTACATGAAGGGCAGCGGGGTGCCGTGCCTCCTGGCGATCCATCAGGATCCCAGCGGGACCACGAGGCAGGTAGGATTGGCCTACGCAAGTGCGATCGGCGGTGGACGCGCCGGTGTCATCGAAACGAATTTTCGCGAGGAAACCGAGACCGATCTCTTCGGTGAACAGGCCGTGCTCTGCGGCGGCTTGACGTCGTTGATCCAAGCCGGGTACGAGACGCTGGTCGAAGCCGGGTACTCGCCGGAGATGGCCTACTTCGAGTGTTTGCATGAGGTGAAGCTCATCGTCGATTTGATTTATCAAGGCGGGATCGCCAACATGCGCTACTCGATCAGCACGACGGCGAAATACGGGGATGTGACCAGAGGTCCTCGCGTGGTGACTGAACAGACGAAGCAGGAGATGAAAAGGATTCTCGAAGAAATCCAGACAGGACGGTTTGCCAAAGAATGGGTCTTGGAGAATCAAGCCAATCGACCGGTGTACAATGCGCTCCTTGCCAAAGGAGAAGCCCATCCCATCGAAGCCGTCGGAGCGAAGCTTCGGGGGATGATGCCGTGGCTTAAGAAAGATCAGTTGGTTGATAAAACCAAGAACTAG